Below is a genomic region from Pseudomonadota bacterium.
CTCACACTCCCCGGCGTCACGCAAACGATCATCTTGACGCGGACCGCGGTGCGCGCCTCGCCGATGCCGGCGGGTGAGGAGCTGGAGCGCCTGGCCCAATCGGGCGCCACCTTGGCGATCCATCTCTCGATCAACAATATCGCCCGGGTGGTGCGCGCGCTCACCCCTGGCTACGGCGCGGACTGCCCGGTGGTGGTCGCCTACCGGGTGAGCTGGCCCGATGAGCGTCTCATCCGCGGCACCCTCGCCAGCATCCGTGCCTCGGTGAAGCAGGCCGGCATCACCCGCACCGCGCTCATCCTGGTGGGCCGCGTGCTGGCAAGCGCCGACTTCGAGGACAGCCGGCTCTATGCCGCCGAGCACAGCCATGTGCTCAGGAAACGGCGCTGAGAGCCTGCTCGATCCAGGCGATCGCCTCGGCGATCGAGTCCACCCGCTCGCCCGGCTCCGGCGGCGGCCGGCGTACCATGACCACCGGCAGGTTCGCCTCCCGCGCCGCTTCGATCTTGGCGTAGGTCGCTGGTCCGCCCGAGGCCTTGGCCACCAGCGCGTCGATTTGGTGCCGGCGGATGAGCGCGCGCTCCGCGGGCAGGCTGAACGGACCGCGGCCCAGAATCAATTCATGGGGCCCGAGCGGCAGCGGCGCGGCGGGTGCCTCCACCAGCCGCACCAGAAACCAGATACCGGGCATGTCGGCGAAGGCGTCGAGCTCGCCGGCACCGACGGTGAGCCAAATGCGCTGGCCGACCCTGGGCAGGACCTTGGCGGCGGCGGCGATATCGCCGACTTCGATCCAGCGATCGAGCGGATGCCGGGGCCAAGGAGGACGCGCCAGCACCAGCCGCTTGGATCCGGTCGCAGCGGTCGCCTCGGCCGCATTAGCCGAGATCTGCCGGGCGAAGGGATGGGTTGCGTCGATGACGAGGTCGATTGCCTCCTGCCTGAGATAGCGGGCAAGCCCGTCGGCGCCGCCGAAGCCGCCGATGCGAACCCCACCCTGGGGAATGGCGGGCCGTCCCGTTCGCCCCGCCAGCGAGGAGATGACGGCAAGCCCGGCGCCGAAACGCTGGACCGCTTCGGCGGCGAGCTCGGCGGCTTCCGCGGTGCCGCCCAGGATGAGGAGACGCTTAGGCGCGGGCATGGCCGATGAGCCGACCGGCCCGGTCGAAGATGGCGACGTCGACCGCGGTGCTGCCGGCCAAGGTCGCCAG
It encodes:
- the cobM gene encoding precorrin-4 C(11)-methyltransferase, with protein sequence MTVHFIGAGPGAPDLITVRGLALIRKAPVVLYAGSLVPQAVVAEAPEGARVVDTAPLTLDEIVAEMAAAHRAKLDVARVHSGDPSLYGAIAEQMRRLDRLAIPYDVTPGVTAYAAAAAALRCELTLPGVTQTIILTRTAVRASPMPAGEELERLAQSGATLAIHLSINNIARVVRALTPGYGADCPVVVAYRVSWPDERLIRGTLASIRASVKQAGITRTALILVGRVLASADFEDSRLYAAEHSHVLRKRR
- a CDS encoding cobalt-precorrin-6A reductase, translated to MPAPKRLLILGGTAEAAELAAEAVQRFGAGLAVISSLAGRTGRPAIPQGGVRIGGFGGADGLARYLRQEAIDLVIDATHPFARQISANAAEATAATGSKRLVLARPPWPRHPLDRWIEVGDIAAAAKVLPRVGQRIWLTVGAGELDAFADMPGIWFLVRLVEAPAAPLPLGPHELILGRGPFSLPAERALIRRHQIDALVAKASGGPATYAKIEAAREANLPVVMVRRPPPEPGERVDSIAEAIAWIEQALSAVS